One part of the Nymphaea colorata isolate Beijing-Zhang1983 chromosome 8, ASM883128v2, whole genome shotgun sequence genome encodes these proteins:
- the LOC116259588 gene encoding WUSCHEL-related homeobox 1-like isoform X2, protein MGTMECGDTATSFNTTPDSCQTPRGLRPFIHRPQYPPSHVVHPSHPSSSSLSSTPTTTTKDILPLNFFPTGKEQRRKDADPQSTVSSRWSPTAEQLRWLEDLYRRGIRTPTAEQIQYITAQLRRFGKIEGKNVFYWFQNHKARERQKRRRRSEAAALELVLEIDNPDRNLDPPHEWLGELEKTKSWAPTYRTNESQGDKWIGWDGELHKQQRQRRQQQQQEHDSACGRTISAAAERVQSPSLVLQQPQLCPPDGVVLQTGPSSAASLRARAQPGEGAAETSGRMGTRLTETLDLFPLHSDSDAPLKCSRKERQEQRRFESDGTFTTMFLEEEHGGHGRRFFQFLPLKN, encoded by the exons ATGGGGACGATGGAGTGTGGCGACACAGCTACTAGTTTTAACACCACGCCCGATTCCTGCCAGACCCCAAGAGGACTTCGACCTTTCATCCATCGACCTCAGTATCCGCCTTCCCATGTCGTCCATCCTTCTCATCCCTCTTCGTCATCATTATCATCAACaccaacaacaacaaccaaGGATATTCTACCACTGAACTTCTTCCCGACCG GTAAAGAACAGAGGAGGAAGGACGCAGATCCACAGTCTACGGTGAGTTCGAGATGGAGTCCGACTGCAGAGCAGCTGCGTTGGCTGGAGGATCTTTACAGGAGAGGCATTCGGACGCCTACAGCTGAACAGATACAATACATCACAGCACAGCTCCGCAGGTTTGGCAAGATAGAAGGGAAGAATGTTTTCTATTGGTTTCAGAATCACAAAGCCCGGGAGCGGCAAAAGCGTCGGAGGCGATCGGAAGCAGCGGCGTTGGAACTCGTCCTCGAGATCGACAACCCTGACAGGAATCTTGACCCTCCAC ATGAGTGGTTGGGCGAGTTAGAAAAGACCAAGAGTTGGGCACCCACTTACAGGACAAAT GAGAGCCAAGGGGACAAATGGATCGGATGGGATGGAGAATTACACAAACAGCAGCGCCAgcggcggcagcagcagcagcaggagcACGATTCTGCGTGCGGAAGGACGATAAGCGCAGCAGCAGAGAGGGTGCAGTCCCCCTCATTAGTGTTGCAGCAGCCGCAGCTTTGCCCTCCAGATGGTGTTGTCCTTCAGACCGGACCTAGTAGTGCAGCGTCCCTCCGAGCCCGTGCCCAACCAGGCGAGGGGGCAGCAGAGACTAGTGGTCGGATGGGCACCCGACTTACAGAGACGCTTGATCTCTTCCCTCTGCACAGCGACTCGGACGCCCCTCTGAAATGCTCTCGCAAGGAAAGGCAGGAGCAGCGTCGCTTTGAAAGCGACGGCACATTCACCACCATGTTCTTGGAAGAGGAGCACGGTGGCCATGGGCGCCGGTTCTTTCAATTCCTGCCGCTAAAGAACTAA
- the LOC116259588 gene encoding WUSCHEL-related homeobox 1-like isoform X3, translating into MGTMECGDTATSFNTTPDSCQTPRGLRPFIHRPQYPPSHVVHPSHPSSSSLSSTPTTTTKDILPLNFFPTGKEQRRKDADPQSTVSSRWSPTAEQLRWLEDLYRRGIRTPTAEQIQYITAQLRRFGKIEGKNVFYWFQNHKARERQKRRRRSEAAALELVLEIDNPDRNLDPPHEWLGELEKTKSWAPTYRTNEVESVYGAKAKYMERVGEPRGQMDRMGWRITQTAAPAAAAAAAGARFCVRKDDKRSSREGAVPLISVAAAAALPSRWCCPSDRT; encoded by the exons ATGGGGACGATGGAGTGTGGCGACACAGCTACTAGTTTTAACACCACGCCCGATTCCTGCCAGACCCCAAGAGGACTTCGACCTTTCATCCATCGACCTCAGTATCCGCCTTCCCATGTCGTCCATCCTTCTCATCCCTCTTCGTCATCATTATCATCAACaccaacaacaacaaccaaGGATATTCTACCACTGAACTTCTTCCCGACCG GTAAAGAACAGAGGAGGAAGGACGCAGATCCACAGTCTACGGTGAGTTCGAGATGGAGTCCGACTGCAGAGCAGCTGCGTTGGCTGGAGGATCTTTACAGGAGAGGCATTCGGACGCCTACAGCTGAACAGATACAATACATCACAGCACAGCTCCGCAGGTTTGGCAAGATAGAAGGGAAGAATGTTTTCTATTGGTTTCAGAATCACAAAGCCCGGGAGCGGCAAAAGCGTCGGAGGCGATCGGAAGCAGCGGCGTTGGAACTCGTCCTCGAGATCGACAACCCTGACAGGAATCTTGACCCTCCAC ATGAGTGGTTGGGCGAGTTAGAAAAGACCAAGAGTTGGGCACCCACTTACAGGACAAAT GAGGTGGAAAGCGTTTACGGCGCCAAGGCAAAATATATGGAGAGAGTag GAGAGCCAAGGGGACAAATGGATCGGATGGGATGGAGAATTACACAAACAGCAGCGCCAgcggcggcagcagcagcagcaggagcACGATTCTGCGTGCGGAAGGACGATAAGCGCAGCAGCAGAGAGGGTGCAGTCCCCCTCATTAGTGTTGCAGCAGCCGCAGCTTTGCCCTCCAGATGGTGTTGTCCTTCAGACCGGACCTAG
- the LOC116259588 gene encoding uncharacterized protein LOC116259588 isoform X1 → MGTMECGDTATSFNTTPDSCQTPRGLRPFIHRPQYPPSHVVHPSHPSSSSLSSTPTTTTKDILPLNFFPTGKEQRRKDADPQSTVSSRWSPTAEQLRWLEDLYRRGIRTPTAEQIQYITAQLRRFGKIEGKNVFYWFQNHKARERQKRRRRSEAAALELVLEIDNPDRNLDPPHEWLGELEKTKSWAPTYRTNEVESVYGAKAKYMERESQGDKWIGWDGELHKQQRQRRQQQQQEHDSACGRTISAAAERVQSPSLVLQQPQLCPPDGVVLQTGPSSAASLRARAQPGEGAAETSGRMGTRLTETLDLFPLHSDSDAPLKCSRKERQEQRRFESDGTFTTMFLEEEHGGHGRRFFQFLPLKN, encoded by the exons ATGGGGACGATGGAGTGTGGCGACACAGCTACTAGTTTTAACACCACGCCCGATTCCTGCCAGACCCCAAGAGGACTTCGACCTTTCATCCATCGACCTCAGTATCCGCCTTCCCATGTCGTCCATCCTTCTCATCCCTCTTCGTCATCATTATCATCAACaccaacaacaacaaccaaGGATATTCTACCACTGAACTTCTTCCCGACCG GTAAAGAACAGAGGAGGAAGGACGCAGATCCACAGTCTACGGTGAGTTCGAGATGGAGTCCGACTGCAGAGCAGCTGCGTTGGCTGGAGGATCTTTACAGGAGAGGCATTCGGACGCCTACAGCTGAACAGATACAATACATCACAGCACAGCTCCGCAGGTTTGGCAAGATAGAAGGGAAGAATGTTTTCTATTGGTTTCAGAATCACAAAGCCCGGGAGCGGCAAAAGCGTCGGAGGCGATCGGAAGCAGCGGCGTTGGAACTCGTCCTCGAGATCGACAACCCTGACAGGAATCTTGACCCTCCAC ATGAGTGGTTGGGCGAGTTAGAAAAGACCAAGAGTTGGGCACCCACTTACAGGACAAAT GAGGTGGAAAGCGTTTACGGCGCCAAGGCAAAATATATGGAGAGA GAGAGCCAAGGGGACAAATGGATCGGATGGGATGGAGAATTACACAAACAGCAGCGCCAgcggcggcagcagcagcagcaggagcACGATTCTGCGTGCGGAAGGACGATAAGCGCAGCAGCAGAGAGGGTGCAGTCCCCCTCATTAGTGTTGCAGCAGCCGCAGCTTTGCCCTCCAGATGGTGTTGTCCTTCAGACCGGACCTAGTAGTGCAGCGTCCCTCCGAGCCCGTGCCCAACCAGGCGAGGGGGCAGCAGAGACTAGTGGTCGGATGGGCACCCGACTTACAGAGACGCTTGATCTCTTCCCTCTGCACAGCGACTCGGACGCCCCTCTGAAATGCTCTCGCAAGGAAAGGCAGGAGCAGCGTCGCTTTGAAAGCGACGGCACATTCACCACCATGTTCTTGGAAGAGGAGCACGGTGGCCATGGGCGCCGGTTCTTTCAATTCCTGCCGCTAAAGAACTAA